The following nucleotide sequence is from Paenibacillus odorifer.
GAAAAAAATATATGCAACAATGAAGTTTTGAGTAAGCTTAATTTGATCATTTGAATTACAGCGTAATATTCAGGGCATCTCACAAAAGGTTCTGATCCAGCAGCTTCGTGAACTTGAGAGGGATGGGCTTGTCAAAAGATTCGTGTACCAGCAGATGCCGCCAAAAGTTGAATACAGCCTCACGGAATATGGCGTTACAGCCAATAAGATCGTGGATGTTATGTGTTCTTGGGGAAAAGAAAATATAAAAATAAGACAAAGACGAGGAGAAGAGATCGTCTTGTTGGAGGATACATGTCCTGGAGCAAATTAAAGCAACAACTGGAGAGTTTTCTATGTCCTGCGTTATCCGGCAAGGTTGAATATCGTGCAAGCAGTTACCGTTATTTACCTGATAAATCAGGGAGCTGTTATATTTCGGTAGATAAAAAGAACGTACTCAATATGAATGATAGAACTAGCTCAATCAGATGGTATCAGACGGAGCAGGAGATTAAGAATGATTCAGAACTCCAAATTCCAATCCGCCCTGAAGACATCGAAGCGGTTAGAAAAGATAGTAAAGGGATCATCCCGGAGGATCGTCTAATAGTCATTGCAAGAAGCAGAAAGATATCAGAAGTTGCAAAGGAGCTTTTGTCAGCACAGACCTCATTAAGTAAATCGAATTTTATCGTTATAGCTAATAAGTTTCTATCTACTTCTATAGAGGAAAGCATAGAGAGTGATGATATCTTATTGAATATTCTGGCTTTAGTGGACAGACGGGTTGGGAAAAAGCGGATTTTAAACATGAGCGAGAAGATGCAGTTGAAGCATCCGATTGTGCAATATTTTTATGAACTACGGCGTAGTACATTGTGAATACAGGAGAGGAACCCATAGGATGAAACTGAAACAAATAAATGACTCTATTTATTATTTAGAAAATGTCAGAGAAACAGACAGACCTGTTTTGGGATATGTTTTAGGTGACAGCTTTTCAATAATGATTGATTGTGGCAATTCAAAATCGCATTTAGATGCCTTTATAAAGTGTTTAGATGATAACAATCTGCCACGTCCCAAATATGCTTTGATCACGCACGTTTGATAAGATGCACATAGCGGGGATTATTATCATGGAGAAGGTAAAATTGATCCAATAAAAATGAAAGAATATATTGAGCTTTTATCGACTCTTTCATTTACTACGTATATCCCAGGGCACGACGCCCCTATGAGCAAGGAACAAATCATTCCCTTGTTAAATAGATTTTGTGAGGTAAAGTAAAGGGGAACCGTATCATTAGGGCGAAATTTTGTGAACTGTTAATTAAGCAGGTTTAGCAACAGGGAGTATTTTTAACTCATCGATAGAATTAGGTAATACATGATATAATTGTCATAATGTTATCTAATAGGTGGTGAATATACTTTTGAAAAGAGCATCAACAAAAGAGTTATTGAAGTTTAAACAATCTTTAAGTCCACTTAAAAGAATAGAGGCTAAAGATGAAGTTGCAGCTACGGTAGAAGATTTACTGATTTTGAGCAAAGAACCTGTTTTGAATTTGGTAGAAAAGACGAAATTAAAAGAGAAGTTATCAGTAGAAGAGCAAATCGAGTATTTAAAATTTAAAGGCATTACTTTCAATTCCTATAATGAGTCATTAGCTAAAGAAATATTAACGGATCGAACTTACTATTATAAAGTTACTGCTTTCAGAAAGAATTTTAATAAAGATA
It contains:
- a CDS encoding SF0329 family protein, which produces MSWSKLKQQLESFLCPALSGKVEYRASSYRYLPDKSGSCYISVDKKNVLNMNDRTSSIRWYQTEQEIKNDSELQIPIRPEDIEAVRKDSKGIIPEDRLIVIARSRKISEVAKELLSAQTSLSKSNFIVIANKFLSTSIEESIESDDILLNILALVDRRVGKKRILNMSEKMQLKHPIVQYFYELRRSTL